A stretch of DNA from Polyangiaceae bacterium:
GTACCGCGTGGATCGCGCGGGAGTCGTCCACTGCCGCATCGGCCGTGTCTCCTTTGACCAGCAGAAGCTCTCGGAAAACGCCGGCGCGCTCATCACCGAGCTCGTCGCGAAGAAGCCGTCGACCGCCAAAGGCGTCTACGTTCGTAGCATCACGCTCTCCAGCACCATGGGTCCTGGCGTGCGCGTTGACACGGCCGTCGCCCTCGGCGCACCGCAGGAGGAAAGCTGATGGACAAGGCACAGAAGACTGAGCAAGTCGGCGCGATCAAAGATCGCTTCGAGCGCATGTCATCCGCCGTGTTCCTGGACTTCTCCGGAATGAACGTGGCCGAGGTCAGCAGCCTCCGCGCCAAGTTCAAGGAGAAGGGCGTGGAGTACAAGGTCTGCAAGAACACCTTGATCCGCCGCGCCATCAGCGAGGCACCGTACGTCGACTCCCTGAGCACCGCGCTCAAGGGGATGACGGGCATCGCCTGGAGCTTCGAAGAGCCGAGCGCCGCTGCGCGCATCGTCAAGGATTTCCGCAAAGACAACGAGAAGCTCGTCATCAAGGCGGGTCTGCTCGATGGTCAGGTGCTGAACGACAAGGGCGTCGAGAACCAACTCGCCACCCTGCCGAACAAGGACGAGGCCCGCTCTCAGCTGCTCGCGCAGATGATGGCTCCGGCTCAGGCCATGGTTCGTCAGCTCGCAGCACCCGGTCAGAACTTCGTCTACTTGTTGGACGCCAAGCAGCGACAGGCTGGCTGAGGTCACCAAGTCCCCCGGGAGCTCGCTGCCTACGGCGGCTTGAGCCCCACCAATCGAGTTTTTCTAAGCATCACAACAACATCTAATTGAAATCTTTGCTTTCAAAGCTGCGGTCGTGACAAAGCAGCCCGCGCTTCGAAGAGCATCAGTAAGGAGCACCCAAAATGGCCGAGATCACTAAGGAGCAGGTCGTCGATTACCTCTCGAACCTTCCCGTCATCCAAATCGCAGAACTCGTGAAGGAGCTCGAGGACAAGTGGGGCGTGAGCGCCGCACCGGTCGCGGTTGCTGGTGGCGGCGGTGCCGTCGCTGCCGAGGCGAAGGAAGAGCAGACCGAGTTCGACGTCGTTCTGGCGGACGCGGGCAGCAGCAAGATCAACGTGATCAAGACCGTGCGCGAGATCACGGGCCTGGGCCTCAAGGAAGCCAAGGACCTGGTCGAGGGCGCGCCCAAGACCATCAAGGAAGGCGTCTCCAAGGAAGAGGCGGACGACCTCAAGAAGAAGCTCGAAGGCGCTGGCGCAAAGGTCGAGGTCAAGTGAGCGTCACTTGCCCTTGATTCATACAGCAAATTCGAAAACCAACACGCACGCGGCGGGTACCCCCGCCGCGTGGGTGCTTGGCCAATTGAAGGCCCAGCACCAGATCAACCCACCCACCCACGCAGGCAGGCGCTTCGTGGCTCTAAGCCAAGTGCCGCCCCATCGCGTTCCTACGACTCCTCACACTCGTTTCGTCACCACCTTTATCGCGGGACGACGCTTGCCAAGCCAAGCCGTCGGTACCCGCTAGAACTGTTTGAGCAGTCGGCTCGGAGGAATTGAGAATGGCGTCAGTCGTTCAGTCGAACTTTCGGCATCGTACGAACCTCGGGAAGGTCGCGTCCATCGTCGACGTCCCGAACCTCATCGACATTCAGAAGAGCAGCTACGACAAGTTTCTGCAGTCTGACATCACGCCCCGTGAGCGTGATCTGATCGGTCTGCAGTCTGTCTTCAAGAGCGTCTTCCCGATCAAGGACTTCGACGGGACGAGCGAACTCGAGTTCGTTTCGTACAACCTCGAGAAGCCCAAGTACGACGTCGAGGAGTGCCGTCAACGCGGCATGACGTTCGCTGCGCCGATCAAGGTCACCACTCAGCTCATGGTGTACGACGCTCGCGAAGGTGGTGAGCGAGTCGTCCGCGACATCAAGGAGCAGGAAGTCTACTTCGGCGAAATCCCGCTGATGACGGACTCCGGCACCTTCATCATCAACGGAACCGAGCGCGTCGTCGTCAGCCAGCTGCACCGCAGCCCCGGCGTCTTCTTCGACCACGACAAGGGCAAGACCCACTCCAGTGGCAAGCTGCTCTACTCCGCTCGCGTCATCCCTTACAGCGGTTCGTGGCTCGACTTCGAGTTCGACCACAAGGACATCCTGTATGTCCGCATCGACCGCCGCCGCAAGATGCACGCAACCGTGCTGTTGCGCGCCCTTGGCTTCAACACCCAGGAGCTCCTGAACCGTTTCTACGACACGGAAACGGTCTACATGAAGGGCCCGGGCAAGTACGAGAAGAGCGTCAACTTCGACCTCCTCGCCGGCCAGCGCGCGACCCGTGACATCAAGATTGGCGACAAGGTCATCGTCAAGAAGAACACCAAGTTCACCCGC
This window harbors:
- the rplL gene encoding 50S ribosomal protein L7/L12, producing the protein MAEITKEQVVDYLSNLPVIQIAELVKELEDKWGVSAAPVAVAGGGGAVAAEAKEEQTEFDVVLADAGSSKINVIKTVREITGLGLKEAKDLVEGAPKTIKEGVSKEEADDLKKKLEGAGAKVEVK
- a CDS encoding 50S ribosomal protein L10, which gives rise to MDKAQKTEQVGAIKDRFERMSSAVFLDFSGMNVAEVSSLRAKFKEKGVEYKVCKNTLIRRAISEAPYVDSLSTALKGMTGIAWSFEEPSAAARIVKDFRKDNEKLVIKAGLLDGQVLNDKGVENQLATLPNKDEARSQLLAQMMAPAQAMVRQLAAPGQNFVYLLDAKQRQAG
- a CDS encoding 50S ribosomal protein L1 — its product is YRVDRAGVVHCRIGRVSFDQQKLSENAGALITELVAKKPSTAKGVYVRSITLSSTMGPGVRVDTAVALGAPQEES